In the Streptomyces sp. cg36 genome, one interval contains:
- a CDS encoding aldehyde dehydrogenase family protein, with protein sequence MPDLFIGGRWSAAVDGETREIRCPADGSLVAVVDEGGPKDAAAAVAAARDAFDRGPWPRSTVAERSALLLRVADLIERDAARLARAESLDTGKRLVESEYDMADIANCFRHFGHLVGNQDPGRVVDTGNPETDSRTVVEPVGVCALITPWNYPLLQTAWKVAPALGAGNSFVLKPSELTPHTAIMLMRLLTEAGLPDGVANLVLGTGPAVGAPLTEDERVDLVSFTGGLATGRRVMASAAATVKRTALELGGKNPNIVFADADFDTAVDYALTAVFLHSGQVCSAGARLLVEDSLHDRFVDEVVRRAQLIRLGGPFDQRARTGPLISAGHLAKVEAYVAAGLAEGAVLRCGGARPDAPALAGGHYYLPTVLDECTAGMSVVRDESFGPVLTVERFRDEEHALALANDTVYGLAGAVWTRDEARARRVSAALRAGTVWINDFHPYVPQAEWGGMKQSGTGRELGLAGLAEYQEIKHIWRNTDPRPQRWFD encoded by the coding sequence ATGCCTGATTTGTTCATCGGTGGCCGGTGGAGCGCCGCCGTCGACGGCGAGACCCGCGAGATCCGCTGCCCGGCGGACGGTTCGCTGGTCGCCGTGGTCGACGAGGGGGGTCCCAAGGACGCGGCGGCGGCCGTAGCCGCCGCCCGCGACGCCTTCGACCGCGGGCCCTGGCCCCGGTCGACGGTCGCCGAGCGGTCCGCGCTGCTGCTGCGCGTCGCCGACCTCATCGAGCGTGACGCGGCCCGGCTGGCCCGCGCGGAGTCGCTGGACACCGGCAAGCGGCTGGTCGAGTCGGAGTACGACATGGCCGACATCGCCAACTGCTTCCGCCACTTCGGCCACTTGGTGGGCAACCAGGACCCGGGCCGGGTCGTGGACACCGGCAACCCGGAGACCGACAGCCGGACCGTGGTCGAGCCGGTGGGCGTCTGCGCGCTGATCACCCCGTGGAACTACCCGCTGCTGCAGACCGCGTGGAAGGTCGCGCCCGCCCTCGGCGCGGGCAACTCCTTCGTCCTCAAGCCCAGCGAGCTCACCCCGCACACCGCGATCATGCTGATGCGGCTGCTCACCGAGGCCGGGCTGCCGGACGGCGTCGCCAACCTGGTGCTCGGCACCGGCCCCGCCGTCGGCGCGCCGCTGACCGAGGACGAGCGCGTGGACCTGGTGTCGTTCACCGGCGGGCTGGCCACCGGGCGGCGCGTGATGGCCTCCGCGGCGGCCACCGTCAAGCGCACCGCGCTCGAACTGGGCGGCAAGAACCCCAACATCGTCTTCGCCGACGCCGACTTCGACACCGCCGTGGACTACGCCCTGACCGCGGTGTTCCTCCACTCCGGCCAGGTCTGCTCGGCGGGCGCCCGGCTGCTGGTGGAGGACTCGCTGCACGACCGCTTCGTCGACGAAGTGGTGCGCCGCGCCCAGCTGATCCGGCTCGGCGGCCCCTTCGACCAGCGGGCCCGCACCGGCCCGCTGATCTCGGCGGGCCACCTCGCCAAGGTCGAGGCGTACGTCGCGGCCGGGCTCGCCGAGGGCGCGGTGCTGCGCTGCGGCGGCGCCCGCCCGGACGCGCCGGCGCTCGCCGGCGGCCACTACTACCTGCCGACCGTCCTGGACGAGTGCACGGCCGGGATGTCCGTGGTCCGGGACGAGTCGTTCGGGCCGGTGCTGACCGTGGAGCGGTTCCGTGACGAGGAGCACGCCCTGGCGCTGGCCAACGACACCGTCTACGGCCTGGCCGGTGCGGTGTGGACCCGTGACGAGGCCCGCGCGCGGCGCGTCTCGGCCGCACTGCGGGCCGGCACGGTGTGGATCAACGACTTCCACCCGTACGTCCCGCAGGCCGAGTGGGGCGGGATGAAGCAGTCGGGGACGGGCCGGGAACTCGGGCTCGCCGGACTCGCCGAGTACCAGGAGATCAAGCACATCTGGCGCAACACCGATCCGCGCCCGCAGCGCTGGTTCGACTGA
- a CDS encoding aromatic ring-hydroxylating dioxygenase subunit alpha — MTAEAVQRPPSLLRTLPGRYYSEPAVFLREQERIFETHWFCVLRGADLDRPGAFRTAQVGRESVLVVRTGGGALRAFLNVCRHRGARVCTEESGTVRRNLQCPYHAWTYDLEGRLVAAPNLVRMPDVDREERGLLRVALREWLGYVWVCLAEEPPSFEETVVGAAAERLGDPGAVDRYGAAGLALGRRISYDVRANWKLIVENFMECYHCATIHPELTHVLPEFAKGFAAQYYVGHGAEFAPDAEGFTVDGGAGFARLAGLAREQDRRYYAITVKPQVFVNLVPDHVIVHRMFPLAVDRTVVECDWLYAPEVVASDADVSRSVELFHRVNVQDFDACERTQPAMDSRAYRHGGVLVPSEHHIRGFHEWVLARLGPGFAPES, encoded by the coding sequence ATGACCGCCGAGGCCGTCCAGCGGCCCCCGAGCCTGCTGCGGACGCTTCCCGGCCGCTACTACAGCGAACCGGCGGTCTTCCTGCGCGAACAGGAGCGGATCTTCGAGACGCACTGGTTCTGTGTGCTGCGCGGCGCCGATCTGGATCGCCCCGGCGCCTTCCGCACCGCCCAGGTCGGGCGCGAGAGCGTCCTGGTGGTGCGGACGGGCGGGGGCGCGCTGCGCGCCTTCCTCAATGTGTGCCGTCACCGGGGAGCCCGGGTGTGCACCGAGGAGAGCGGCACGGTCCGGCGCAACCTCCAGTGCCCGTACCACGCGTGGACGTACGACCTGGAGGGGCGGCTGGTCGCCGCGCCCAATCTGGTGCGGATGCCGGACGTCGACCGCGAGGAGCGCGGGCTGCTGCGGGTCGCGCTGCGCGAGTGGCTGGGCTACGTCTGGGTGTGCCTGGCCGAGGAGCCGCCGTCGTTCGAGGAGACCGTGGTCGGCGCGGCGGCCGAGCGGCTGGGCGACCCCGGCGCGGTGGACCGCTACGGCGCCGCCGGCCTGGCGCTGGGCCGCCGCATCTCGTACGACGTGCGCGCCAACTGGAAGCTGATCGTCGAGAACTTCATGGAGTGCTACCACTGCGCGACGATCCACCCCGAACTCACCCATGTGCTGCCGGAGTTCGCGAAGGGGTTCGCGGCGCAGTACTACGTGGGCCACGGCGCCGAGTTCGCGCCGGACGCCGAGGGGTTCACGGTGGACGGCGGCGCGGGTTTCGCGCGGCTGGCCGGTCTGGCGCGGGAACAGGACCGGCGCTACTACGCGATCACCGTGAAACCGCAGGTCTTCGTGAACCTGGTGCCCGACCACGTGATCGTCCACCGGATGTTCCCGCTGGCCGTGGACCGCACGGTGGTCGAGTGCGACTGGCTGTACGCACCGGAGGTGGTGGCGTCCGACGCCGACGTGTCGCGGTCCGTGGAGCTGTTCCACCGCGTCAACGTCCAGGACTTCGACGCCTGCGAGCGCACCCAGCCCGCCATGGACTCGCGGGCCTACCGGCACGGCGGCGTGCTGGTGCCCAGCGAGCACCACATCCGCGGCTTCCACGAGTGGGTCCTGGCCCGGCTCGGGCCCGGCTTCGCTCCTGAGTCCTGA
- the solA gene encoding N-methyl-L-tryptophan oxidase: MAPTYDVIVLGLGGMGSAAACRLAERGVRVLGLERFGPAHDQGSSHGGSRITRQSYFEDPAYVPLLLRAYELYDQVERDSGREIALLCGGMMVGRPPPPPPPPPPPPPPPPPPPPPPPPPPPECRTVAGAVRSARRWDLPHEMLDAAEIRRRFPAMTPRDDEVALYEARAGLLRPEAMVSAHLQLAAKAGAELRFHEPALHWEELPGGRGVRVRTGQNTYTAGQLVVCPGAWAPELLADLEVPIEVQRQVTYWFRPRGGIDAHLPERQPVYVWEQTGGVQVYGFPAIDGPDGGVKVAFFREGGAPCTPGDIERTVRPAEAEAMATAMRRIAPDLPDTFLRAVTCMYSTTPDEHFVIARHPAHPGTVSVACGFSGHGFKFTPVVGEILAELALDGTTAHPLGLFDPRRFTAPGAPGAAR, from the coding sequence ATGGCTCCTACGTACGACGTGATCGTCCTCGGTCTGGGCGGCATGGGCTCGGCCGCCGCCTGCCGACTGGCCGAACGCGGGGTCCGGGTCCTCGGCCTGGAGCGGTTCGGCCCGGCCCACGACCAGGGCTCCAGCCACGGCGGTTCACGGATCACCCGGCAGTCCTACTTCGAGGACCCGGCGTACGTGCCGCTGCTGCTGCGGGCGTACGAGCTGTACGACCAGGTCGAGCGGGACAGCGGGCGGGAGATCGCGCTGCTGTGCGGCGGGATGATGGTGGGCCGCCCCCCCCCCCCCCCCCCCCCCCCCCCCCCCCCCCCCCCCCCCCCCCCCCCCCCCCCCCCCCCCCCCCCCCCCCCCCCCCCCGAGTGCCGCACGGTCGCGGGCGCGGTGCGCTCGGCGCGGCGCTGGGACCTGCCGCACGAGATGCTGGACGCCGCCGAGATCCGGCGCCGCTTCCCGGCCATGACCCCGCGGGACGACGAGGTGGCGCTCTACGAGGCGCGGGCCGGGCTGCTGCGCCCGGAGGCCATGGTGTCGGCGCATCTCCAACTGGCCGCCAAGGCGGGCGCCGAGCTCCGCTTCCACGAGCCCGCCCTGCACTGGGAGGAGCTGCCGGGCGGACGCGGCGTGCGGGTCCGCACCGGCCAGAACACCTACACCGCGGGCCAGTTGGTGGTCTGCCCCGGGGCCTGGGCGCCGGAGCTGCTGGCCGATCTGGAGGTGCCGATCGAGGTGCAGCGCCAGGTCACGTACTGGTTCCGGCCCCGGGGCGGCATCGACGCCCATCTGCCGGAGCGCCAGCCGGTCTATGTGTGGGAGCAGACGGGCGGCGTCCAGGTGTACGGGTTCCCGGCGATCGACGGGCCGGACGGCGGCGTCAAGGTCGCGTTCTTCCGCGAGGGCGGCGCCCCCTGCACCCCCGGGGACATCGAACGGACCGTGCGCCCGGCCGAGGCCGAGGCGATGGCGACGGCGATGCGCCGGATCGCGCCGGACCTGCCGGACACCTTCCTGCGAGCGGTGACCTGTATGTACTCGACCACTCCGGACGAGCACTTCGTGATCGCGCGGCACCCCGCGCACCCCGGGACGGTCAGTGTGGCCTGCGGTTTCTCCGGGCACGGATTCAAGTTCACCCCGGTGGTCGGGGAGATCCTCGCGGAACTCGCGCTGGACGGCACCACGGCGCATCCCCTCGGGCTGTTCGACCCGCGCCGCTTCACCGCTCCCGGCGCCCCCGGGGCGGCGCGATGA
- a CDS encoding FAD-dependent oxidoreductase, with protein MSHEVRTTRGVDPARARLVVIGAGIVGCALADELTARGWAHVTVLEQGPLPAPGGSTSHAPGLVFQTNTSRTMTALAAHTVATLRDLSFEGEPCYRAVGGLEVATTRERWADLHRKAGLAASWGVRGELLTSHRCAALWPMLDEERILGGFHTPDDGLADALRASRALQARAAARGARFLARHTVTGIERKEGRVTGVVTDRGSFPADLVVSAAGFWGPVIGRLAGVRVPLLPLAHQYVRTAPLAGLGARAAAGLPILRHQDRDLYLRTHVGADGVRLGIGSYAHRPLPVDPFTVPAYDDAPVMPSSLPFTPEDFAPSWAEATALLPELADSAVGDGFNGVFSFTPDGMPLLGEARELRGFWLAEAVWVTHSAGAARAVAEWLTHGQPSVDVHDCDVRRFEDVQLTPGQVARRAARAFVEVYDVVHPLQPAQRPRPLRTSPFHGRQQELGAYFLEAGGWERPHWYETNAPLVDGLQIPVRDAWSARYWSPIAAAEAKATRERVALYDMTPLRRLEVTGAGAPAFLQRMTTNQLERGPGSVTYTLLLDRAGGIRSDLTVARLAPDRFRIGANSPADLDWLRDHAPAGVTVRDVTSGTCGIGVWGPLARELVQPLTGDDFSHEAFGYFRARETVVADVPVTALRLSYVGELGWELYTTADLGLGLWDALWEAGRRLDVVAAGRSAFDSLRLEKGYRAWGRDMTAEDTPYEAGLGFAVRPGKGDFVGRAALGDPGSVRRRLTCLTLDSRAAVVLGSEPVLVDGVPAGHVTSAAYGYTIGRCVAYAWLPVLAPGTPVHVEYFGEKVPATVAAEPLFDPRMARLLR; from the coding sequence GTGTCCCATGAGGTCCGCACCACCCGAGGAGTCGACCCGGCCCGCGCGCGCCTGGTCGTCATCGGCGCCGGAATCGTGGGCTGCGCGCTGGCCGACGAGCTCACCGCACGCGGCTGGGCGCACGTCACCGTCCTGGAGCAGGGCCCGCTGCCCGCGCCGGGCGGCTCGACCTCGCACGCGCCGGGCCTGGTCTTCCAGACCAACACCTCCCGGACGATGACGGCGCTGGCGGCCCACACCGTCGCCACGCTCCGCGACCTCTCGTTCGAGGGCGAGCCGTGCTACCGGGCGGTCGGCGGACTGGAGGTCGCCACCACCCGGGAGCGCTGGGCCGATCTGCACCGCAAGGCCGGGCTCGCGGCGTCCTGGGGCGTGCGGGGCGAGCTGCTCACCTCGCACCGGTGCGCGGCGCTGTGGCCGATGCTCGACGAGGAGCGGATCCTCGGCGGCTTCCACACCCCGGACGACGGGCTGGCCGACGCGCTGCGGGCCTCCCGCGCCCTCCAGGCCCGGGCCGCCGCCCGGGGTGCCCGGTTCCTGGCCCGGCACACGGTCACCGGCATCGAGCGGAAGGAGGGCCGGGTCACCGGTGTGGTGACCGACCGGGGCTCCTTCCCGGCCGATCTGGTGGTCTCGGCGGCCGGGTTCTGGGGCCCGGTGATCGGACGCCTGGCCGGGGTGCGCGTGCCCCTGCTCCCGCTGGCGCACCAGTACGTGCGGACCGCCCCGCTGGCCGGGCTGGGCGCCCGCGCGGCGGCCGGGCTGCCCATCCTGCGCCACCAGGACCGCGATCTGTACCTGCGGACCCATGTGGGGGCGGACGGGGTACGGCTGGGCATCGGGTCGTACGCCCACCGGCCCCTGCCGGTGGACCCGTTCACGGTCCCGGCGTACGACGACGCCCCGGTGATGCCCTCGTCGCTGCCGTTCACCCCGGAGGACTTCGCGCCCAGCTGGGCGGAGGCCACCGCGCTGCTGCCGGAGCTCGCCGACAGCGCGGTGGGGGACGGCTTCAACGGGGTCTTCTCGTTCACCCCGGACGGGATGCCGCTGCTCGGCGAGGCGCGGGAGCTGCGCGGGTTCTGGCTGGCGGAAGCGGTGTGGGTGACGCACTCGGCGGGGGCGGCGCGGGCGGTCGCCGAGTGGCTGACGCACGGGCAGCCGTCGGTGGACGTCCACGACTGCGACGTCCGCCGCTTCGAGGACGTCCAGCTCACCCCGGGCCAGGTGGCGCGGCGGGCGGCCCGCGCCTTCGTCGAGGTGTACGACGTGGTCCATCCGCTGCAACCCGCCCAGCGCCCGCGGCCGTTGCGGACCAGCCCCTTCCACGGGCGCCAACAGGAGCTCGGGGCCTACTTCCTGGAGGCCGGGGGCTGGGAGCGCCCGCACTGGTACGAGACGAACGCGCCGCTGGTGGACGGGTTGCAGATCCCGGTGCGGGACGCCTGGTCGGCGCGGTACTGGTCGCCGATCGCGGCGGCGGAGGCGAAGGCCACGCGCGAGCGGGTAGCGCTGTACGACATGACGCCGCTGCGGCGCCTGGAGGTGACGGGCGCGGGAGCGCCGGCCTTCCTCCAGCGGATGACGACCAATCAGCTGGAGCGCGGGCCCGGTTCGGTCACGTACACCCTGCTGCTCGACCGGGCGGGCGGCATCCGGTCGGACCTCACGGTGGCGCGGCTGGCCCCGGACCGCTTCCGGATCGGCGCCAACTCCCCCGCCGACCTGGACTGGCTGCGCGACCACGCACCGGCCGGGGTCACGGTCCGGGACGTCACCTCCGGGACCTGCGGCATCGGCGTCTGGGGACCGCTCGCCCGCGAGCTGGTCCAGCCGCTGACCGGCGACGACTTCTCGCACGAGGCGTTCGGCTACTTCCGGGCCAGGGAGACGGTCGTCGCGGACGTGCCGGTGACCGCGCTGCGGCTGAGCTATGTGGGCGAGCTCGGCTGGGAGCTGTACACCACGGCCGACCTGGGCCTCGGTCTGTGGGACGCGCTGTGGGAGGCGGGGCGGCGGCTGGACGTGGTCGCGGCGGGCCGCAGCGCGTTCGACTCGCTGCGGCTGGAGAAGGGGTACCGCGCCTGGGGCCGGGACATGACGGCCGAGGACACCCCGTACGAGGCGGGGCTGGGGTTCGCGGTGCGGCCCGGCAAGGGCGACTTCGTCGGCCGCGCGGCGCTCGGCGACCCGGGCTCGGTGCGGCGCCGGCTCACCTGTCTGACCCTGGACTCGCGTGCGGCGGTGGTCCTCGGCAGCGAGCCGGTGCTGGTCGACGGGGTGCCCGCGGGCCATGTGACCAGCGCGGCCTACGGCTACACCATCGGCCGGTGCGTGGCGTACGCCTGGCTCCCGGTGCTCGCGCCGGGCACCCCGGTCCACGTCGAGTACTTCGGCGAGAAGGTCCCGGCGACGGTCGCCGCGGAACCGCTGTTCGACCCGCGGATGGCCCGTCTGCTGCGCTGA
- a CDS encoding nitrate- and nitrite sensing domain-containing protein — translation MRFRGKSIRRKIVALLLVPLVSLTALWGFTTYITGREANELLNVTYIVDKVGSPMEDTVQVIQQERRQTLVYLADQRAADALAALQTRRQVTDRAVAKIRSAANDSQVRGDLHAAAKARLKTVLEEFDGIGTLRQSVDRRTVSRTQALEAYNDVIDPCYTFLTNLHALEDVDMDKQGRAVVGLARAREMIAREDALVASSLVAPPQFTWNELRELVNLTANRQLLYETSLENLPASEREILERLWSTPETEALTANEQSIITAGPTKNPRISKARWEQPANAVLARLSKAVDEADDRYRDRVHPVAFNVLVKAGVAGVAGFLALVFSLFLSVRIGRELIRDLTRLRKEAHEVSGVRLPSVMRRLASGEQVDVETEAPRLEYEKDEVGQVGQALNTLQRAAVEAAVKQADMRRGVAEVFVNLARRNQVLLHRQLTLLDTMERRTEDTDELADLFRLDHLTTRMRRHAEGLVILSGAAPSRQWRKPVQLMDVVRAAVAEVEDYERIEVRRLPRLGVIGPAVADLTHLVAELLENATVFSPPHTAVQVHGERVANGFTLEIHDRGLGMTPEALLDANLRLAETPEFELSDTDRLGLFVVSRLAQRQNVRVSLQPSPYGGTTAVVFIPAVLLTDAPDTNGTGFRLDRKAAHGDPAARRDREAGPRALSPLPVGVPDRHPLDGPVELEGPVDPMELDARGRLAAPGPFDDDRVPRGGLLGPPRRTPGAERPQHQQAADEGGEALTPVHPNGPVPLPRRRPTAPTLVSDHGRRVDDVPGRGHPAGPPEPVRPAPAAEERRRADALRASGLVPAPAPEPLRRPGPATPADAGTGGLLGALPRRVRQASIAPQLKDGSTTETAARPGQDGRPQPERDAEEVRNRMASMQRGWQRGRRHNAQNGAQTTADGHDTAPGATVRRNTPEGDGR, via the coding sequence ATGCGCTTTCGCGGGAAGTCCATCCGCAGGAAGATCGTGGCGTTGCTGCTGGTGCCGCTCGTCTCCCTCACCGCCCTCTGGGGATTCACGACCTACATCACCGGCCGCGAGGCCAACGAGCTGCTCAATGTCACGTACATCGTGGACAAGGTCGGCTCTCCGATGGAGGACACGGTCCAGGTCATCCAGCAGGAGCGCCGCCAGACGCTGGTGTACCTGGCCGACCAGCGCGCCGCCGACGCCCTCGCCGCGCTCCAGACCCGCCGCCAGGTCACCGACCGGGCCGTGGCCAAGATCCGTTCCGCCGCCAACGACTCCCAGGTGCGCGGCGATCTGCACGCGGCGGCCAAGGCCCGGCTGAAGACCGTCCTCGAAGAGTTCGACGGCATCGGCACCCTGCGCCAGTCCGTCGACCGGCGCACCGTCAGCCGCACCCAGGCCCTGGAGGCGTACAACGACGTCATCGACCCCTGCTACACGTTCCTGACCAACCTCCACGCGCTGGAGGACGTCGACATGGACAAGCAGGGCCGCGCGGTCGTCGGTCTCGCCCGGGCCCGCGAGATGATCGCCCGCGAGGACGCGCTGGTCGCCTCCTCGCTGGTCGCCCCGCCGCAGTTCACCTGGAACGAGCTGCGCGAGCTGGTCAACCTCACGGCCAACCGCCAGCTCCTCTACGAGACCAGCCTGGAGAACCTGCCCGCGAGCGAACGCGAGATCCTGGAACGGCTCTGGAGCACCCCCGAGACCGAGGCGCTCACCGCCAACGAGCAGAGCATCATCACGGCGGGCCCGACCAAGAACCCCCGGATCAGCAAGGCCCGCTGGGAACAGCCCGCCAACGCGGTCCTCGCGCGGCTGTCGAAGGCCGTCGACGAGGCCGACGACCGCTACCGCGACCGCGTCCACCCCGTCGCCTTCAACGTGCTGGTCAAGGCCGGTGTCGCGGGCGTCGCCGGCTTCCTCGCCCTGGTCTTCTCGCTCTTCCTCTCGGTGCGCATCGGCCGCGAGCTGATCCGCGACCTCACCCGGCTCCGCAAGGAGGCGCACGAGGTGTCCGGCGTGCGCCTGCCCAGCGTGATGCGCCGCCTCGCCTCCGGCGAACAGGTCGACGTGGAGACCGAGGCGCCCCGCCTGGAGTACGAGAAGGACGAGGTCGGCCAGGTCGGCCAGGCCCTCAACACCCTGCAGCGCGCCGCCGTCGAGGCCGCCGTCAAACAGGCCGACATGCGGCGCGGCGTCGCCGAGGTCTTCGTCAACCTCGCCCGCCGCAACCAGGTCCTGCTCCACCGCCAGCTCACGCTCCTGGACACCATGGAGCGGCGCACCGAGGACACCGACGAGCTCGCCGACCTCTTCCGGCTCGACCACCTCACCACCCGCATGCGCCGCCACGCCGAGGGCCTGGTGATCCTCTCCGGCGCCGCCCCCTCCCGCCAGTGGCGCAAGCCCGTCCAGCTGATGGACGTGGTGCGGGCGGCCGTGGCCGAGGTCGAGGACTACGAGCGCATCGAGGTCCGCAGGCTGCCCCGGCTCGGCGTGATCGGCCCGGCCGTCGCCGACCTCACGCACCTGGTCGCCGAACTCCTGGAGAACGCCACGGTGTTCTCGCCCCCGCACACCGCCGTCCAGGTGCACGGCGAGCGGGTCGCCAACGGCTTCACCCTGGAGATCCACGACCGGGGCCTCGGCATGACGCCCGAGGCGCTCCTCGACGCCAACCTCCGGCTCGCCGAGACCCCCGAGTTCGAGCTCTCCGACACCGACCGGCTCGGCCTGTTCGTGGTCAGCCGGCTCGCCCAGCGCCAGAACGTGCGGGTCTCTCTCCAGCCCTCCCCGTACGGCGGCACCACGGCGGTCGTGTTCATCCCGGCCGTCCTGCTCACCGACGCGCCCGACACCAACGGCACCGGCTTCCGCCTCGACCGCAAGGCGGCGCACGGCGACCCGGCCGCGCGCCGCGACCGGGAGGCGGGGCCGCGCGCCCTGTCGCCGCTGCCGGTCGGCGTCCCGGACCGCCACCCGCTCGACGGGCCCGTGGAACTGGAGGGGCCCGTGGACCCGATGGAACTCGACGCGCGCGGTCGCCTGGCCGCCCCCGGGCCGTTCGACGACGACCGCGTCCCGCGCGGCGGCCTGCTCGGCCCGCCCCGCCGCACCCCCGGCGCCGAACGCCCGCAGCACCAGCAGGCGGCGGACGAGGGCGGGGAGGCGCTGACCCCGGTCCACCCGAACGGCCCGGTCCCGCTGCCGCGCCGCCGCCCGACCGCGCCGACGCTGGTCAGCGACCACGGCCGCCGGGTCGACGACGTGCCGGGGCGGGGCCACCCGGCCGGCCCGCCCGAACCGGTGCGTCCGGCCCCGGCGGCCGAGGAGCGGCGCCGCGCCGACGCGCTGCGGGCCAGCGGCCTCGTCCCCGCGCCCGCCCCCGAACCGCTGCGGCGGCCGGGCCCGGCCACCCCGGCGGACGCCGGGACCGGCGGACTCCTGGGCGCCCTGCCGCGCCGGGTGCGGCAGGCCAGCATCGCCCCGCAGCTCAAGGACGGCTCCACCACCGAGACCGCGGCCCGCCCCGGGCAGGACGGTCGACCGCAGCCCGAGCGCGACGCGGAGGAAGTGCGCAACCGTATGGCGTCGATGCAGCGCGGCTGGCAGCGCGGGCGCCGCCACAACGCGCAGAACGGCGCACAGACCACTGCCGACGGGCATGACACGGCCCCCGGCGCGACAGTACGACGCAACACACCGGAGGGGGACGGTCGATGA
- a CDS encoding roadblock/LC7 domain-containing protein, whose amino-acid sequence MTAPKSAAHDVIGKGAGELNWLLDELVDRVGAIRKALVLSSDGLPTGTSGDLTREDGEHLAAVASGFHSLAKGVGRHFDVGGVRQTVVELDDAFLFVTAAGDGSCLAVLSDADSDVGQVAYEMTLMVKRVGAHLTTAPRTGLPTAG is encoded by the coding sequence ATGACCGCACCGAAGTCCGCAGCACACGACGTCATCGGGAAGGGCGCCGGAGAACTCAACTGGTTGCTGGACGAGCTGGTCGACCGGGTCGGAGCCATCCGCAAGGCGCTCGTGCTGTCCAGCGACGGCCTGCCCACCGGCACCTCGGGCGACCTGACCCGCGAGGACGGCGAGCACTTGGCGGCCGTCGCCTCCGGGTTCCACAGCCTCGCCAAGGGGGTCGGCCGCCACTTCGACGTCGGCGGGGTCCGCCAGACCGTCGTGGAGCTCGACGACGCCTTCCTGTTCGTGACGGCCGCCGGCGACGGCAGCTGTCTGGCCGTCCTGTCCGACGCCGACTCCGACGTCGGACAGGTGGCGTACGAGATGACCCTGATGGTCAAGCGGGTCGGGGCCCACCTCACCACGGCACCACGGACCGGCCTGCCCACCGCAGGGTGA
- a CDS encoding DUF742 domain-containing protein — MSEADQRAPANGPQQPDGVAEQSAPRQHHWFDDDAGPVVRPYAMTRGRTSSAGQHRLDLIAVVVPEPEADDPGRDHSLSPEHVEIVERCVGTPQSIAELAAGLDLPVGVVRVLVGDLVQDQLVHVSRPVPPAELPDESLLREVINGLRAL; from the coding sequence ATGAGTGAGGCAGACCAGCGGGCGCCGGCGAACGGCCCGCAGCAGCCGGACGGGGTGGCCGAGCAGTCGGCGCCCCGCCAGCACCACTGGTTCGACGACGACGCGGGACCGGTGGTGCGGCCGTACGCGATGACCCGCGGTCGCACCAGCAGCGCGGGCCAGCACCGGCTCGACCTGATCGCGGTGGTGGTGCCGGAACCGGAGGCCGACGACCCCGGCCGGGACCACTCGCTGTCGCCCGAGCACGTCGAGATCGTCGAACGCTGCGTCGGCACCCCGCAGTCCATCGCCGAGCTCGCCGCCGGACTCGACCTGCCCGTGGGCGTGGTCCGCGTCCTGGTCGGCGATCTCGTCCAGGACCAGCTGGTGCACGTCTCCCGACCCGTTCCGCCGGCCGAGCTGCCGGACGAGTCCCTTCTCCGCGAGGTGATCAATGGCCTTCGGGCGCTCTAG
- a CDS encoding ATP/GTP-binding protein, which produces MAFGRSSRRKRPVEPVTLKILVAGGFGVGKTTLVGAVSEIRPLRTEERLSEAGRPVDDVAGVEAKSTTTVAMDFGRITLREDLVLYLFGTPGQDRFWFLWDELAQGALGAVVLADTRRLEDSFAAIDYFERRGLPFTVAVNCFDDAARYPDDVVRSALDLDPEVPLMMTDARDREAVKDVLIAVVEHAMVLSERRRSPATV; this is translated from the coding sequence ATGGCCTTCGGGCGCTCTAGCCGCAGGAAGCGGCCCGTCGAACCGGTGACGCTCAAGATCCTGGTGGCGGGCGGCTTCGGAGTCGGCAAGACCACTCTGGTGGGCGCGGTCAGCGAGATCCGCCCGCTGCGCACCGAGGAGCGGCTCAGCGAGGCCGGGCGGCCCGTCGACGACGTGGCGGGCGTGGAGGCCAAGAGCACCACCACGGTCGCCATGGACTTCGGGCGCATCACGCTCCGCGAGGACCTGGTGCTCTATCTGTTCGGCACACCGGGGCAGGACCGCTTCTGGTTCCTCTGGGACGAGCTGGCGCAGGGGGCGCTGGGCGCCGTGGTCCTCGCGGACACCCGCCGCCTGGAGGACTCCTTCGCCGCGATCGACTACTTCGAACGCCGCGGACTGCCCTTCACCGTGGCCGTCAACTGCTTCGACGACGCGGCCCGCTACCCCGACGACGTGGTGCGCTCCGCGCTCGACCTCGACCCCGAGGTGCCGCTGATGATGACGGACGCGCGCGACCGCGAGGCCGTCAAGGACGTCCTGATCGCGGTCGTGGAGCACGCGATGGTCCTCTCGGAGCGCCGCCGCAGCCCCGCCACCGTCTGA